From Pseudoalteromonas viridis, the proteins below share one genomic window:
- a CDS encoding excisionase family DNA-binding protein: MLNVKSLPSAEEVALAKLCSQELSAVLEANGEVQELSVVGKDGESHQLKLPASAVQLMIEVLTQLGQGNSVNITPIHAELTTQEAADMLNMSRPTLIKILDQGDIPYTRTGNRRKIEFAQVMKYKQDIEAKRLAALDELTDLDQELGLGY; the protein is encoded by the coding sequence ATGTTAAATGTAAAATCGCTGCCAAGCGCAGAAGAAGTCGCATTAGCAAAACTATGTAGCCAGGAGCTTTCCGCAGTGTTGGAAGCGAATGGCGAAGTACAAGAATTGAGTGTGGTGGGCAAAGATGGGGAAAGTCATCAGCTAAAATTGCCAGCCAGTGCCGTTCAATTGATGATCGAAGTCCTGACGCAGCTGGGGCAAGGCAACAGTGTAAACATTACACCTATCCACGCGGAGCTAACGACTCAGGAAGCCGCTGATATGTTAAATATGTCTCGCCCTACACTGATTAAGATATTGGATCAGGGAGACATTCCGTATACAAGAACGGGCAACAGGCGCAAAATTGAGTTTGCTCAGGTGATGAAATATAAGCAGGATATTGAAGCAAAACGCCTTGCTGCTCTGGATGAGTTGACGGATCTCGATCAGGAATTAGGATTAGGATATTAA
- a CDS encoding PIN domain-containing protein, which produces MSTYTVILDACVMYPAPLRSYLMHLTLTGLFRARWTEQIHDEWIRNLLLNNPEMDPKKLDRTRQLMNAHVPDCLIEGYEPLIDGINLPDKDDRHVVAAAVKGQAEGIITFNLKDFPDDKLAPFDLSAIHPDNFLSDMFELDPSAAILAAQRQRRSLKNPPMTASEYLDCLQRQKLPTLVSHLRKYEAMI; this is translated from the coding sequence ATGTCAACATACACGGTAATCCTGGATGCGTGTGTAATGTATCCGGCTCCCTTGCGCAGCTATTTGATGCACCTGACTTTAACGGGGCTATTCAGAGCCCGCTGGACGGAACAGATACATGATGAATGGATCCGCAATTTACTATTAAACAACCCGGAAATGGACCCCAAAAAGCTCGACAGAACAAGGCAGTTAATGAACGCGCATGTCCCTGATTGTTTAATTGAAGGGTATGAGCCGCTGATTGATGGCATAAATTTGCCTGATAAAGATGACAGGCATGTTGTGGCCGCAGCTGTTAAGGGCCAGGCAGAGGGGATAATTACATTTAATTTGAAAGACTTTCCGGATGATAAATTGGCACCATTTGATCTGAGTGCAATCCATCCAGACAATTTCTTATCTGATATGTTTGAGCTAGACCCCAGCGCAGCCATATTGGCAGCCCAACGGCAAAGACGATCACTTAAAAACCCACCCATGACAGCCAGCGAATATCTGGATTGCTTACAAAGGCAAAAGCTACCTACTTTGGTTTCACACCTACGTAAATATGAAGCAATGATTTAG
- a CDS encoding RHS repeat-associated core domain-containing protein yields MPQSRLVHMNGRIYDADTGRFMQADPFVQAPSNLQNYNAYSYVLNNPLSYTDPSGYLFKKLLKVTMKVTGDWYIHKFLNKVPWLKSITSVALNFIPGCQVWCTAAFNAKSTFVATGSLSGALKAGAIAAASAYAFSQIGDAFGADSGFWQNGGAAHIGAHALTGGIVSELQGGKFGHGFFSAGLTKGAQIAGFVSMDNVVIGTAQSMVVAGTISKLTGGKFANAAVTGAFQYLYNAKGGKGFASFGKDLARLLSGDNRTTNQKIVELASELMDAGFTAEEAEYRANKRYGVAKETGSYTNLHESGMKYHGKGSRKRSQISGRREAIRNDDPHVATDWTPAANNREAFKQESRRLDADGGAGSSTNYNRIEQPGKKYRREDGEL; encoded by the coding sequence ATTCCACAATCCCGATTAGTTCATATGAATGGTCGGATCTACGATGCAGATACGGGACGATTTATGCAGGCGGATCCGTTTGTTCAGGCGCCTTCGAATCTTCAAAACTATAACGCTTATAGTTATGTGTTGAATAATCCGCTGAGTTATACGGATCCGAGTGGGTATTTGTTTAAGAAGCTTCTAAAAGTGACGATGAAGGTAACCGGTGATTGGTATATTCATAAGTTTCTGAATAAAGTGCCCTGGCTTAAAAGTATTACGAGTGTGGCGTTAAACTTTATACCTGGCTGTCAGGTATGGTGTACCGCAGCTTTTAATGCAAAATCCACTTTTGTGGCGACAGGAAGCTTAAGTGGCGCACTAAAAGCTGGAGCAATAGCAGCTGCAAGTGCCTATGCATTTAGCCAAATAGGAGATGCATTCGGCGCAGACTCAGGCTTTTGGCAAAATGGAGGGGCAGCACACATAGGTGCCCACGCACTGACTGGCGGGATTGTTTCTGAGCTACAAGGAGGAAAGTTTGGCCATGGCTTCTTCTCAGCAGGATTGACTAAAGGTGCGCAAATTGCGGGCTTTGTATCCATGGATAATGTGGTTATAGGTACTGCGCAGTCTATGGTGGTAGCAGGGACAATATCTAAATTGACAGGAGGCAAGTTCGCTAATGCTGCTGTGACAGGTGCATTCCAGTATTTGTATAATGCTAAGGGTGGAAAAGGATTCGCAAGCTTCGGGAAGGACTTGGCTAGATTATTGTCAGGTGATAATAGAACAACAAATCAAAAGATTGTTGAGCTGGCATCTGAGTTGATGGATGCGGGATTTACCGCAGAAGAAGCTGAATATAGAGCGAATAAGAGGTATGGTGTTGCAAAGGAAACAGGTTCATACACTAATTTACACGAAAGTGGTATGAAGTATCACGGTAAAGGTTCCAGAAAACGTTCACAAATATCTGGACGTCGTGAAGCAATAAGAAATGATGATCCACATGTAGCAACAGATTGGACTCCAGCTGCCAATAATCGAGAAGCTTTCAAGCAAGAATCAAGGAGGCTGGATGCTGACGGTGGTGCAGGTAGTTCAACTAACTACAATAGAATAGAGCAGCCTGGTAAGAAATATAGACGAGAAGATGGGGAGTTATAG
- a CDS encoding ribonuclease E inhibitor RraB, translated as MDNIPNDETGAALKAYVKDGSDLSKPMNMDFFIAVPNKVKGDAIAQKVTKLGFQTSVEFDDEAQEWTCYCNKTIVPSYSNVVAIEKQLDEVSKPYGGYSDGFGSFGNAEGKI; from the coding sequence TTGGATAATATTCCTAATGACGAAACAGGTGCAGCTTTAAAAGCTTATGTAAAAGATGGTTCGGATCTATCGAAGCCAATGAATATGGACTTTTTTATCGCTGTACCCAATAAAGTTAAAGGCGATGCTATTGCTCAAAAAGTAACAAAGCTTGGGTTTCAAACTAGTGTAGAATTTGACGATGAAGCACAAGAATGGACTTGTTACTGTAATAAGACAATAGTACCCAGCTACAGTAATGTTGTAGCTATTGAAAAGCAGCTAGATGAAGTATCGAAACCCTATGGTGGTTATTCTGATGGCTTCGGCTCATTTGGTAATGCGGAAGGAAAAATTTAA
- a CDS encoding RHS repeat-associated core domain-containing protein — MASITDLESTLSCKDEVSYEPATKDVRITDALASIHDAKCVVQLTTFDEYGRVFQQFDDYRRTRERGRFVEARGQRLYYRAGQVYQKQEAREGDAGQIYYVAESEDSAGRITGYKKGYFSMVVGYDDRGNLNALGVNDASTYSYIQQHSYTFDALGNLTSRALTGEATPTTFGYDVLNRVVKVNGEDRYGYDANGNLKSKDGWTQKYGKAGEPLHAIYERVKGAQTETFRYDANGNQLSATVHLNGRTHTRTLDYNARNKVTQISQNGEVINFAYDANNRRYKRTEGSKTIYYVGALEIVAEGTGGGEFANQKYIRRSINGDAVQTYHPNGQASLQWLFTDHQGSVVAITDYAGKFLKRFKYDVFGKQSEIVRPPSSDASYTDWSTATLGIFTRVPANNRSYTGHEPITLGGDNRIIHMNGRVYDADTGRFMQADPFVQAPNNLQNYNAYSYVLNNPLSYTDPSGYIFKKLLKGAMKVTGTWQLLRAVGQVPWLNTMVTVGLNFIPGCQGWCAAAVTAAYSAGSTFAVTGSLNKGLTAGLTAAAMPGGGSAGAILASAAIGGVSSKLMGGNFGHGFFAAGLGAAAGNIGGGIRNPVGKIVISAIVGGTVSKVTGGKFANGAFSAAFSAAMRASRNSDPGFDWDGEYEVGSPEWDAREAAMADLEQEQAQTEINGMLDNGGKGLYADNVTVSQCLATCTIEYLGIETLVAGSAIYGGLPLKNKRFVMKGSSPKTSYLSDALGRTFPQKLPKRVWAPTMNNVLATSNKLGRVGARWIPVLGTGLLVYDGYQVAQCTISCMDNNTYE; from the coding sequence GTGGCGTCGATCACCGATTTAGAAAGTACGCTGAGCTGTAAAGATGAGGTCAGCTACGAGCCTGCTACTAAAGATGTGCGGATAACAGACGCGCTGGCCTCCATACATGACGCTAAGTGTGTGGTGCAGCTGACCACCTTTGATGAGTATGGCCGGGTGTTCCAGCAGTTTGATGATTACCGGCGCACCCGCGAGCGTGGCCGCTTTGTAGAGGCACGTGGCCAGCGCTTGTATTACCGCGCAGGACAGGTGTATCAGAAGCAGGAAGCGCGCGAAGGAGACGCCGGACAAATCTACTATGTTGCAGAGTCTGAAGACAGTGCGGGACGCATTACCGGCTATAAAAAAGGCTACTTCAGTATGGTGGTGGGCTATGACGACCGTGGCAACCTCAATGCGCTGGGCGTCAATGACGCCAGTACTTACAGCTATATTCAGCAGCACAGTTACACCTTTGATGCGCTGGGGAACCTGACCAGCCGGGCCCTGACTGGTGAAGCAACCCCAACTACTTTTGGGTACGATGTGCTGAACCGGGTTGTCAAAGTAAATGGCGAGGACCGTTATGGCTATGACGCCAATGGTAATCTCAAGAGCAAAGACGGCTGGACGCAAAAGTATGGCAAGGCAGGTGAACCCTTACATGCCATCTATGAGCGGGTTAAAGGCGCGCAGACAGAGACCTTCAGATACGATGCCAACGGTAACCAGCTGTCTGCAACGGTGCACCTGAACGGCCGTACCCACACACGCACGCTGGATTACAACGCCCGCAATAAGGTCACCCAAATCAGCCAAAATGGCGAGGTGATAAACTTTGCGTATGATGCCAATAACCGCCGTTACAAGCGCACCGAGGGCAGTAAAACCATTTACTACGTGGGCGCGCTGGAGATAGTGGCCGAGGGCACAGGTGGCGGTGAGTTTGCGAACCAGAAGTACATACGCCGCAGCATTAACGGCGACGCGGTGCAAACCTACCACCCCAATGGCCAGGCCAGCCTGCAATGGCTGTTCACCGACCATCAGGGCTCTGTGGTGGCGATCACCGACTACGCCGGTAAGTTCCTTAAGCGCTTTAAATACGATGTGTTTGGTAAACAAAGCGAGATAGTCAGACCGCCCAGCAGCGACGCCAGCTACACCGACTGGTCCACCGCCACCCTGGGTATATTCACCCGGGTACCGGCAAACAACCGCAGCTACACCGGCCATGAGCCCATCACGCTCGGCGGCGACAACCGCATCATTCATATGAATGGTCGAGTGTACGATGCAGATACAGGACGGTTTATGCAGGCGGATCCTTTTGTTCAGGCGCCGAATAATCTGCAGAACTACAATGCGTATTCTTATGTGTTGAATAATCCGCTGTCATATACGGATCCGAGTGGGTATATTTTTAAGAAGTTGCTTAAAGGTGCGATGAAAGTGACGGGGACGTGGCAGTTACTCCGTGCTGTTGGTCAAGTCCCTTGGCTCAACACCATGGTCACCGTTGGTCTCAACTTTATTCCAGGCTGTCAGGGGTGGTGTGCCGCTGCGGTGACGGCGGCATATAGTGCGGGCTCAACCTTTGCTGTTACAGGAAGTTTAAATAAAGGATTAACCGCTGGTTTGACAGCAGCGGCAATGCCCGGAGGTGGAAGTGCCGGAGCGATACTTGCAAGTGCTGCGATTGGAGGCGTTTCATCTAAGTTGATGGGCGGTAACTTTGGTCACGGGTTCTTTGCAGCTGGACTGGGTGCTGCTGCTGGAAACATTGGTGGAGGAATTAGAAACCCGGTCGGAAAAATTGTGATAAGTGCGATTGTGGGTGGAACGGTTTCAAAAGTAACCGGCGGCAAGTTTGCTAATGGTGCGTTCAGTGCTGCTTTTTCGGCTGCGATGAGGGCGAGCAGGAATTCTGACCCTGGCTTCGATTGGGATGGAGAGTACGAGGTAGGAAGCCCTGAGTGGGATGCAAGAGAGGCTGCAATGGCAGATCTTGAACAGGAGCAAGCACAAACAGAGATCAATGGTATGTTGGATAATGGTGGTAAGGGGCTATATGCAGACAACGTGACGGTTTCACAGTGCCTGGCAACTTGTACCATAGAGTATTTGGGAATAGAAACGCTGGTAGCTGGAAGCGCAATTTATGGTGGGTTACCACTAAAAAACAAGCGATTTGTAATGAAGGGTTCTTCGCCAAAAACGTCTTACCTATCAGATGCATTAGGAAGAACTTTCCCACAAAAATTACCCAAAAGGGTTTGGGCTCCTACTATGAATAATGTTTTAGCTACGTCAAATAAATTAGGAAGGGTTGGGGCACGTTGGATTCCTGTGTTGGGAACGGGGCTGTTAGTATATGATGGTTATCAAGTTGCACAATGTACAATCTCATGCATGGACAATAATACATATGAGTAA
- a CDS encoding DUF1493 family protein: MSKDKYEKQVLDFVSLSCSIPVQKLTMSSTLQGKLGLDGDDADEFMNSFFEEFQIDRSSFNFEKYFSNESSINPFSLFWKSKKRSIEKIDLSMLANAVKTRRW; encoded by the coding sequence ATGAGTAAAGATAAATATGAAAAGCAAGTATTGGATTTTGTGTCACTATCATGCTCAATCCCTGTTCAAAAGTTAACAATGTCGAGTACGCTACAAGGGAAATTAGGGCTAGATGGAGATGATGCTGATGAGTTTATGAATAGCTTTTTTGAAGAGTTTCAAATTGATAGGTCTAGCTTCAACTTTGAAAAATACTTTTCAAATGAATCGAGTATCAACCCTTTTTCCCTTTTCTGGAAAAGTAAAAAAAGAAGCATTGAAAAAATCGACTTGTCTATGTTGGCCAACGCTGTAAAGACGAGGAGGTGGTAG